Proteins from a single region of Rhodospirillales bacterium:
- a CDS encoding glutathione S-transferase N-terminal domain-containing protein, whose amino-acid sequence MLLYYLSPSPYARKVRIVARERALLALIDEVAADPWAEPTDLVAANPLGRIPCLVTDDGWPLFDSPVICAYLDAHPQAGGAQLIPAGDNGWRVRRAEALADGVMDLGVLLAVEKRKPESERSPTMAGRWRRQLARAVGTLLTEVEDLGNAVSLGHFAAACALGYLDFRHPDIDWRTGNDGLAAWYAGFATHPSLAATAPQ is encoded by the coding sequence ATGCTGCTTTATTATTTGTCGCCCTCGCCCTATGCGCGCAAGGTGAGGATTGTCGCGCGAGAGCGGGCGCTGCTTGCGCTCATCGACGAGGTTGCCGCCGATCCGTGGGCCGAACCGACCGACCTCGTTGCCGCCAATCCGCTTGGCCGCATTCCCTGCTTGGTCACCGATGACGGCTGGCCGCTGTTCGACAGCCCGGTGATCTGCGCCTACCTCGACGCCCATCCACAGGCCGGCGGTGCGCAACTGATTCCCGCTGGCGATAACGGCTGGCGGGTAAGACGCGCCGAAGCACTCGCCGACGGGGTCATGGACCTTGGTGTCCTGCTTGCCGTCGAAAAGCGCAAGCCCGAAAGCGAACGCTCGCCGACCATGGCGGGACGCTGGCGCCGTCAGCTCGCCCGCGCCGTGGGAACGCTCCTGACCGAGGTCGAGGATCTGGGCAATGCCGTGAGCCTCGGTCATTTCGCTGCCGCCTGCGCCCTTGGTTATCTCGACTTCCGGCATCCCGACATTGACTGGCGCACCGGCAACGACGGCCTCGCCGCCTGGTACGCCGGGTTTGCCACGCACCCCAGTCTCGCCGCGACCGCGCCGCAGTGA
- a CDS encoding LysR family transcriptional regulator, which yields MDAADLKVFEAVARSGGMSRAASELNTVQSNVTARIRHLEQDLATSLFYRSNRGVSLTPAGRRLLPYAQRVARLLDEARRATHDDGTPRGPLVIGSLETTAAMRLSTFLSVYVARFPEVDVALKTGTSGELIDLVLSERIEGAFVCGPVHHPDLVEERMFREELVVLTAPGVASLTAALACPGVRIIVMRAGCSYRLSLEALLAHRGIVGIRHLEFASLESILACVGAGLGITMLPKALVERTLRDKPFAVHPLAPDERIVETMFVRRRDGFASSALEAFLNLARASGIVAAAAE from the coding sequence ATGGATGCGGCGGACCTCAAGGTCTTCGAGGCGGTGGCGCGGTCCGGTGGAATGAGCCGGGCGGCGAGCGAATTGAACACCGTGCAATCGAACGTCACCGCGCGAATTCGCCACCTCGAGCAGGACCTCGCCACCAGCCTTTTCTATCGCTCGAACCGTGGTGTATCGCTCACACCGGCCGGGCGGCGGCTGCTCCCCTATGCTCAGCGCGTCGCCCGCCTTCTCGACGAGGCGCGGCGGGCGACACATGATGACGGCACGCCGCGCGGCCCGCTGGTCATCGGCTCGCTGGAGACGACGGCGGCGATGCGTCTGTCGACGTTTCTCTCCGTCTACGTCGCCCGCTTTCCCGAGGTCGACGTCGCGCTGAAGACCGGGACCAGCGGCGAGCTGATCGATCTGGTGCTGAGCGAGCGCATCGAAGGCGCCTTCGTCTGCGGACCGGTGCACCACCCCGACCTCGTCGAGGAACGCATGTTCCGCGAAGAACTGGTCGTGCTCACTGCCCCCGGCGTTGCCTCCCTCACCGCGGCTCTCGCCTGCCCCGGCGTGCGCATCATCGTCATGCGCGCCGGCTGCTCCTACCGGCTGTCGCTGGAGGCGCTGCTGGCGCACCGGGGAATCGTCGGCATCCGCCACCTGGAGTTCGCCAGCTTGGAGTCGATTCTCGCCTGTGTCGGGGCCGGGCTTGGCATCACCATGCTGCCGAAGGCGCTGGTCGAGCGGACGCTGAGAGACAAGCCGTTCGCGGTGCACCCGCTCGCGCCGGACGAGCGCATTGTCGAGACGATGTTCGTCCGCCGCCGCGACGGTTTCGCGTCAAGCGCCCTTGAGGCCTTCCTCAACCTTGCCCGCGCATCTGGCATCGTGGCCGCCGCCGCCGAATAG
- a CDS encoding pyridoxine 5'-phosphate synthase, with protein sequence MNPHLRLGVNIDHVATIRNARGGRHPDPVRAALLAVRAGADGITAHLREDRRHISDDDIFRLRHEVPAPLNLEMAATDDMLRIALDHCPHAVCLVPEHRQERTTEGGLDAVGGAVHLAPFVGALARAGIRVTLFVEPSLAQVETAVAMGAHAVEFHTGAWCHAGANAKAAELSRLQSAARHAHGFGIECHAGHGLDYETVGPVAAITEIVELNIGHFLIGEAIFCGLEESIARMRAAMDAARHGGAGHGPGGVR encoded by the coding sequence ATGAACCCGCATCTTCGCCTCGGCGTCAACATTGACCACGTCGCGACCATCCGCAACGCGCGCGGCGGACGGCACCCGGACCCGGTCCGCGCCGCGTTGCTAGCCGTCCGCGCCGGCGCTGACGGCATTACCGCTCACCTGCGCGAGGACCGCCGGCATATCTCCGACGACGACATCTTCCGGCTGCGCCATGAAGTCCCGGCGCCGCTGAATCTCGAGATGGCGGCGACGGACGATATGTTGCGGATTGCACTCGACCATTGTCCTCACGCCGTCTGCCTCGTGCCCGAGCATCGCCAGGAGCGCACGACCGAAGGCGGGCTCGACGCGGTTGGCGGCGCCGTGCACCTGGCGCCGTTCGTCGGTGCCCTGGCGCGCGCGGGCATTCGGGTGACGCTGTTCGTCGAGCCATCTCTGGCTCAGGTCGAAACCGCCGTGGCGATGGGCGCGCATGCGGTCGAGTTTCACACCGGCGCTTGGTGTCATGCCGGCGCTAACGCGAAAGCGGCGGAGCTCTCCCGCCTTCAATCGGCAGCTAGACACGCGCACGGCTTCGGCATCGAATGCCATGCTGGCCACGGACTTGATTACGAAACGGTCGGGCCGGTCGCGGCAATCACCGAGATCGTCGAGCTGAACATCGGCCATTTTCTGATCGGCGAGGCGATCTTCTGCGGCCTTGAGGAAAGCATCGCGCGGATGCGGGCGGCGATGGACGCGGCGCGGCACGGTGGTGCCGGTCACGGGCCAGGCGGGGTGCGGTGA
- a CDS encoding holo-ACP synthase: protein MIIGVGTDLLDIRRVERTLERWGDRFCRRVFTEIERRRCDGHIHRAARYSQRYAAKEACAKALGTGFRQGVAWRDMEVDNLASGKPFLRLSGGAARRLAALMPDGHAAAIELSLTDEYPFAHAIVVISAHTHRLRDIAATIP from the coding sequence GTGATTATCGGCGTCGGCACTGACCTTCTCGACATTCGCCGGGTGGAACGGACGCTCGAACGCTGGGGTGATCGTTTTTGCCGGCGGGTATTCACCGAGATCGAGCGGCGGCGTTGCGACGGGCACATCCATCGTGCCGCGCGTTACAGCCAGCGCTACGCGGCGAAGGAGGCATGCGCGAAGGCGCTCGGCACCGGCTTTCGCCAGGGCGTTGCCTGGCGCGACATGGAGGTTGACAACCTTGCATCCGGCAAGCCGTTCCTGCGATTGAGCGGCGGCGCGGCCCGGCGGCTTGCCGCCCTGATGCCGGACGGCCACGCCGCGGCGATCGAACTTTCGCTCACCGACGAATACCCGTTCGCCCATGCGATCGTGGTGATCTCGGCGCACACGCATCGATTGCGCGACATCGCAGCGACGATTCCTTGA
- the lepB gene encoding signal peptidase I, which produces MASNKSNGFWELVKTVVYAVVIAVVVRTFLFEPFSIPSGSMIPTLLVGDYLFVSKYSYGYSRYSLPFGMPLFSGRLLADQPERGDVVVFKLPTDNTTDYIKRVIGLPGDRIQLKNGLLYINDEPVKREPAGQFIAHSGLALAQTYHRYIETLPNGRQHPIIEISDSGPFDNTGVYTVPEGSYFMMGDNRDSSRDSRFLSEVGYVPFENLIGRARVIFFSVDGEALAFWDWYKTVRFDRLFQIIE; this is translated from the coding sequence ATGGCCTCGAACAAATCGAACGGGTTCTGGGAACTCGTCAAAACCGTCGTTTACGCGGTGGTCATCGCCGTGGTCGTGCGCACGTTCCTGTTTGAGCCGTTCAGCATACCCTCCGGCTCGATGATTCCCACGCTTCTCGTCGGCGATTATCTGTTCGTTTCGAAATATTCCTACGGCTACAGCCGCTACTCGCTGCCATTCGGCATGCCATTGTTCTCCGGGCGTCTGCTCGCCGACCAGCCGGAGCGGGGGGACGTGGTTGTCTTCAAGCTGCCGACGGACAACACCACCGACTACATCAAGCGGGTGATCGGACTGCCCGGCGATCGGATCCAGCTCAAGAACGGGCTGCTTTACATCAACGACGAACCGGTCAAGCGCGAGCCGGCGGGCCAGTTCATCGCTCACAGCGGCCTGGCGCTGGCGCAAACCTATCATCGCTACATCGAAACCCTGCCGAACGGGCGCCAGCATCCGATCATTGAGATCAGCGACAGCGGCCCCTTCGATAATACCGGCGTCTATACCGTTCCCGAAGGCAGCTACTTCATGATGGGGGACAACCGGGACAGTTCGCGCGACAGTCGCTTCTTGAGCGAGGTCGGGTATGTTCCGTTCGAAAATCTCATCGGCCGTGCCCGGGTCATCTTTTTCTCCGTCGACGGTGAGGCCCTGGCGTTTTGGGACTGGTACAAGACCGTGCGTTTCGATCGCTTGTTCCAGATCATCGAATGA
- the rnc gene encoding ribonuclease III: MNECRPAHARRLLELQERLDYTFVHRRFLEEAMTHSSFQGDGSGRRHCNERMEFLGDRVLGLVVAELLYRKFPGEEVGALARRHAALVRRDALVEVAGELAFADCLRLSRGEEEAGGRHNPGLIADACEALIAAIYLDGGFGAAKSVVERLWLPLVERDTAPPKDAKTLLQEWAQAKGRALPHYREASRSGPPHAPLFCVEVRVDGVEPVSATGSSKRAAERAAAEALLLKVSLRNDE, from the coding sequence ATGAACGAGTGCCGCCCTGCTCACGCCCGCCGTCTGCTCGAGCTGCAGGAGCGCCTGGACTATACCTTTGTCCACCGCCGCTTTTTGGAAGAGGCGATGACGCACTCAAGCTTCCAGGGTGACGGCAGCGGTCGGCGGCATTGCAACGAGCGGATGGAATTCCTTGGGGACAGAGTCCTCGGTCTGGTTGTCGCCGAACTGCTATATCGCAAGTTCCCCGGCGAGGAAGTCGGCGCGCTCGCCCGCCGGCATGCCGCGCTCGTTCGCCGCGACGCACTGGTCGAGGTCGCGGGCGAATTGGCGTTCGCCGATTGTCTGCGTCTGTCGCGCGGCGAGGAGGAGGCCGGCGGGCGGCACAACCCCGGCCTGATCGCCGATGCCTGCGAAGCGTTGATCGCCGCGATCTATCTCGATGGCGGCTTTGGCGCGGCGAAGTCGGTGGTCGAACGTCTGTGGTTGCCACTGGTCGAGCGTGATACCGCGCCGCCCAAGGACGCGAAGACGCTGCTGCAGGAGTGGGCACAGGCCAAGGGTCGCGCCTTGCCGCACTACCGCGAGGCCTCGCGCAGCGGACCGCCGCACGCTCCGCTGTTTTGTGTCGAGGTCCGCGTCGACGGCGTCGAGCCGGTCAGCGCCACCGGCTCGTCGAAACGGGCGGCGGAACGCGCGGCGGCCGAGGCGCTGCTGTTGAAGGTCAGCCTGCGCAATGACGAGTGA
- the era gene encoding GTPase Era — MTSEDKAASEDLDRACASGVRRCGFIAILGAPNVGKSTLVNRLVGTKVTIVSPKVQTTRSRVLGIALVGASQVLLVDTPGLFQPRQGGSRRLDQAMVEAAWEGARGADGIALVVDATRKTQEGTDFVVAWLRQHSRRAVLLLNKIDAVDKARLLALTRDLDATGVFTRVFMVSALTGDGVGDVADWLASAVPEGPWLYPEDQASDMPTRMLAAEITREKLFWQLQQELPYSIAVETETWTENADGSIRLEQVIYVEREAQRGIVIGKGGQRIKQVGQLARREIEEILDCRVHLFLFVKIRQKWRDDPGFFRLHGLAFPPRKPSG, encoded by the coding sequence ATGACGAGTGAAGACAAGGCAGCGAGCGAAGACCTGGACAGGGCCTGCGCCAGCGGTGTGCGTCGCTGCGGTTTCATCGCCATTCTCGGCGCGCCCAACGTCGGCAAGTCGACACTGGTCAACCGGCTCGTCGGGACCAAGGTTACCATCGTCTCGCCGAAGGTGCAGACGACGCGCTCGCGCGTGCTCGGCATCGCGCTCGTCGGGGCGAGCCAGGTTCTGCTCGTCGATACGCCCGGCCTGTTCCAGCCACGCCAGGGCGGTTCCCGGCGCCTTGATCAGGCGATGGTCGAGGCCGCGTGGGAGGGCGCCCGCGGCGCCGATGGCATCGCGCTGGTCGTCGACGCGACCCGGAAAACCCAGGAGGGAACCGACTTTGTCGTCGCTTGGCTCCGCCAACACAGCCGCCGTGCGGTTCTGCTGCTGAACAAGATCGATGCGGTCGACAAGGCACGCCTGTTGGCGCTGACCCGGGACCTCGACGCCACCGGCGTTTTTACCCGTGTATTCATGGTTTCGGCGCTGACCGGCGATGGCGTGGGCGACGTTGCCGATTGGCTTGCCTCGGCAGTTCCCGAAGGTCCATGGCTCTATCCGGAAGATCAGGCGTCGGATATGCCGACGCGAATGCTGGCGGCGGAAATCACTCGAGAGAAGCTGTTCTGGCAGCTCCAGCAGGAACTTCCGTACTCGATCGCCGTCGAGACGGAGACATGGACGGAAAACGCCGATGGCAGCATCCGGCTGGAGCAGGTGATTTACGTCGAACGTGAAGCCCAGCGCGGTATTGTCATCGGCAAGGGCGGGCAGCGGATCAAGCAGGTGGGACAACTCGCCCGTCGCGAGATCGAGGAGATTCTCGACTGCCGCGTGCACTTGTTCCTGTTCGTCAAGATTCGCCAGAAATGGCGCGATGATCCGGGATTTTTTCGCCTGCACGGCCTCGCGTTTCCGCCACGAAAGCCGTCCGGCTGA
- the recO gene encoding DNA repair protein RecO — MEWSGEAIVLSARPHGDTAAIASLLTRAHGRHAGLVRGGVSRRARGTLQAGNRVVARWRGRLVDQLGALDCELGHSLAPAVLTDRLRLAAVVSACAITEEALPEREPFPELFAALDALLEGVETDGDWACAYVRWEAFLLGKLGYGLDLSRCALTGATDGLAFVSPRTGRAVTATAGAAWRERLLPLPAFLVEPASAASIADVASGLALTGSFLRRFVFGDRVQGLPAARGRLVQELARRSDGPVVTPTMPTDARS, encoded by the coding sequence ATGGAATGGAGCGGGGAGGCCATCGTTTTGAGCGCACGTCCGCATGGTGATACGGCGGCCATTGCCTCGCTGCTGACGCGCGCTCACGGTCGCCATGCCGGCTTGGTGCGCGGCGGCGTCTCGCGCCGCGCTCGCGGCACCTTGCAGGCAGGAAACCGCGTCGTCGCCCGCTGGCGCGGCCGCCTTGTCGACCAGCTCGGCGCGCTCGACTGCGAGCTCGGCCACAGCCTTGCCCCGGCGGTTCTCACCGATCGCCTGCGCCTCGCCGCGGTGGTCTCCGCCTGTGCGATCACCGAAGAGGCGTTGCCGGAGCGCGAGCCGTTCCCCGAGCTGTTTGCCGCGCTCGATGCGCTGCTGGAAGGGGTCGAGACCGACGGTGACTGGGCCTGTGCCTATGTTCGATGGGAGGCGTTTCTGCTGGGTAAACTGGGTTACGGTCTCGATCTGTCGCGCTGCGCCCTGACGGGTGCGACGGACGGGCTCGCGTTCGTCTCGCCGCGCACCGGCCGCGCGGTGACGGCGACGGCGGGCGCCGCTTGGAGGGAACGCCTGCTGCCTCTGCCGGCGTTCCTCGTTGAGCCGGCATCGGCAGCCTCGATCGCTGACGTAGCATCGGGCCTCGCGCTGACCGGCTCGTTTCTGCGGCGCTTCGTCTTCGGCGATCGCGTCCAGGGTCTGCCGGCGGCGCGCGGCCGCCTGGTGCAGGAACTGGCGCGCCGATCGGACGGCCCGGTCGTCACGCCGACGATGCCCACGGACGCGAGGAGCTAG
- the parC gene encoding DNA topoisomerase IV subunit A, producing MVQSPSAGRVEDVSLADALTERYLTYAVSTIVGRSLPDARDGLKPVHRRLLYAMRQLRLDPASGFKKCARVVGDVIGRYHPHGDVAVYDTLVRLAQDFAVRYPLVEGQGNFGNIDGDGPAAMRYTEARLTAVAEALMDGLDEDAVDFRPTYDGEDEEPVVMPAGFPNLLANGAAGIAVGMATSIPPHNAGEICAAAVHLIDHPDATIDDLTALLPGPDFPTGGVLVEDFATRAEVFRTGRGSLRLRARWQVEKGEGGASLIIVSEIPYQVQKAKLIERLADLLGERKLPYLADIRDESTEAVRIVLKPRGRSVDAEAIMADLFRQSDLEVRIAVNMNVLADGLTPRVLDLKSLLRAWLDHRRVVLHRRSLFRRGKIEQRLELLAGFLLVHLNLDEVIRIVREEDDPKAALIARFELTETQADAILNMRLRQLRKLEEITLLKEQEGLLAERAGLDTLLASEKKTWRKIAAEVRDIGRRFSGETELGRRRTGIADAPQPVAPPARVQPAAQPITIVCSEKGWLRAIPEHLADLAAIRYKEGDAGLFVVHAMTTDRLLIVGGNGRLYTLGCDRLPGGRGFGEPLRLLIDLPHPFEPIALRTHREAGRLLVASAAGRGFVVAEAEVLAQTRAGKVVLVTDGEDRTAFAHPIGASDDAVAVVGSNRRLLVFALAELPVMGRGKGVLLQRYRDGILADLTTFALADGLSWQTARGTRTETDLRPFLGKRGQVGHTVPRGFPANGRFNG from the coding sequence ATGGTGCAGAGTCCTTCCGCGGGCCGCGTCGAGGACGTCTCGCTCGCCGACGCGCTGACCGAGCGCTACCTGACCTACGCCGTCTCGACGATCGTCGGCCGTTCGTTGCCGGATGCGCGCGACGGCCTGAAGCCGGTGCACCGGCGCCTGCTCTACGCTATGCGCCAGCTCCGTCTCGATCCCGCCTCCGGGTTCAAGAAGTGCGCGCGTGTCGTCGGCGACGTCATCGGCCGCTATCACCCGCACGGCGACGTCGCCGTCTATGATACGCTCGTGCGGCTCGCCCAGGATTTCGCGGTGCGCTATCCGCTAGTCGAGGGGCAGGGCAACTTCGGCAACATCGACGGCGATGGACCGGCGGCGATGCGCTACACCGAGGCGCGGCTGACCGCCGTCGCCGAAGCGCTGATGGACGGCCTCGACGAGGATGCGGTCGACTTCCGGCCGACCTACGACGGCGAGGACGAGGAGCCGGTGGTGATGCCGGCGGGCTTTCCCAATCTTCTCGCCAATGGTGCCGCAGGGATTGCCGTCGGCATGGCGACGAGCATTCCACCGCACAATGCCGGCGAGATCTGCGCCGCCGCCGTGCATCTGATCGATCATCCGGATGCGACGATCGACGATCTGACCGCGCTGCTTCCCGGGCCCGATTTCCCCACCGGCGGCGTGCTGGTCGAGGATTTCGCCACCCGCGCCGAGGTCTTCCGGACCGGCCGCGGCTCGTTGCGGCTACGGGCCCGCTGGCAGGTCGAAAAAGGCGAGGGTGGTGCCTCGCTGATCATCGTCAGCGAAATCCCCTATCAGGTGCAGAAGGCGAAACTGATCGAACGGCTGGCCGATCTGCTCGGCGAGCGCAAGCTGCCCTACCTCGCTGATATCCGAGACGAATCGACTGAGGCGGTGCGCATCGTGCTGAAGCCGCGGGGGCGATCGGTAGACGCCGAGGCGATCATGGCCGACCTGTTCCGGCAGTCCGACCTCGAGGTGCGCATCGCCGTCAACATGAACGTGCTCGCCGACGGCCTCACCCCTCGCGTTCTCGATCTCAAGTCGCTGCTGCGCGCGTGGCTCGATCATCGGCGCGTGGTGCTGCACCGGCGCAGTCTGTTCCGCCGGGGAAAGATCGAGCAGCGATTGGAACTCCTGGCCGGCTTTCTGCTCGTTCATCTCAACCTCGATGAGGTCATTCGCATCGTCCGCGAGGAGGATGATCCGAAAGCGGCGCTGATTGCCCGCTTCGAGCTGACGGAAACCCAGGCGGATGCGATCCTCAACATGCGCCTGCGCCAACTCCGCAAACTCGAGGAGATCACTTTGCTCAAAGAGCAAGAGGGGCTCCTCGCCGAGCGCGCCGGGCTCGATACCCTGCTGGCGAGCGAGAAGAAGACGTGGCGGAAGATCGCCGCCGAGGTGCGCGATATCGGCCGGCGTTTCAGTGGCGAGACGGAACTCGGCCGCCGGCGCACGGGAATTGCCGATGCGCCGCAGCCGGTGGCCCCGCCCGCCCGGGTCCAGCCGGCGGCCCAGCCGATCACCATCGTGTGCTCGGAAAAGGGCTGGTTGCGCGCGATCCCCGAGCACCTCGCCGATCTTGCGGCAATCCGCTACAAGGAGGGCGACGCCGGGTTGTTCGTCGTCCATGCGATGACGACCGACCGGCTGTTGATCGTCGGCGGCAACGGGCGCCTCTATACCCTCGGCTGCGACCGGCTGCCGGGTGGCCGCGGTTTTGGCGAGCCGCTGCGCCTGCTGATCGATCTGCCGCATCCGTTCGAGCCGATCGCGCTGCGCACGCATCGCGAGGCTGGTCGGTTGCTTGTCGCCTCCGCCGCGGGCAGGGGATTCGTCGTCGCCGAAGCGGAGGTGCTGGCGCAGACGCGCGCCGGCAAGGTCGTGCTCGTCACCGACGGCGAGGATCGCACCGCTTTCGCTCATCCGATCGGCGCGAGTGACGATGCCGTGGCCGTTGTCGGCAGCAATCGCCGCCTGCTGGTTTTCGCCCTCGCCGAACTCCCGGTCATGGGGCGCGGCAAGGGGGTTCTATTGCAACGCTACCGCGACGGAATCCTCGCCGACCTGACGACCTTCGCCCTCGCCGACGGCCTTTCCTGGCAGACGGCGCGCGGGACGCGGACGGAAACCGACCTGCGCCCGTTTCTCGGCAAGCGGGGGCAGGTCGGCCATACCGTGCCGCGCGGCTTTCCGGCAAATGGCCGCTTCAACGGCTAG
- a CDS encoding helix-turn-helix domain-containing protein: MPTPVQLIASSEVAMLSGVVAHSPTALLLPRESLPEAHAPRERQAASGAKRPMRRMVADGSGSVLPDPRHAGPCCVLILQVEGTKTIACGDSEIACRPGDLLLVDSSAAITQSPAGRSRQMGVLMPRLALRSYVTADLVTDGRPAARLIDGRSAMGRILRGLFVAVADAADALPGCQVEIVRETLAGLAVAALDAEQRRRSRRPRRTQSAQRRWHGVQQQIAYRLSDPALSPAQVAGALGISTRHLHRVFRGAGTAFGPYVRAQRLERCRAELADPGCDSEPVTEIAFRWGFCDSSHFSRCFKASFGLTARDFRALARVRRREGELT; this comes from the coding sequence ATGCCCACGCCGGTACAACTGATCGCCAGCAGCGAGGTCGCGATGCTCTCGGGTGTCGTTGCCCATTCGCCCACGGCGCTCCTTTTGCCGCGCGAAAGCCTGCCCGAGGCCCACGCGCCACGCGAACGCCAGGCCGCTTCCGGCGCCAAGCGACCGATGCGACGCATGGTCGCCGATGGGTCGGGTTCGGTTTTGCCCGATCCTCGCCACGCCGGGCCGTGCTGCGTATTGATCCTGCAGGTCGAGGGGACGAAAACCATCGCCTGCGGCGATAGCGAAATCGCGTGCCGGCCGGGCGATCTCCTGCTGGTCGACTCCAGTGCAGCGATTACTCAATCCCCGGCGGGACGCTCACGGCAGATGGGTGTGCTGATGCCGCGCCTTGCGCTCCGCTCGTACGTCACAGCCGATCTCGTCACCGATGGCAGACCCGCAGCAAGGTTGATTGACGGTCGCTCAGCGATGGGTCGTATCCTGCGGGGACTGTTCGTCGCCGTCGCCGATGCCGCCGACGCCCTTCCCGGCTGTCAGGTGGAAATTGTTCGCGAGACACTCGCCGGATTGGCCGTGGCGGCGCTCGATGCGGAACAGCGCCGTCGCTCGCGCCGCCCGAGACGGACACAGTCGGCGCAGCGTCGCTGGCATGGCGTGCAGCAGCAGATCGCGTATCGTCTGAGCGACCCTGCGCTCAGCCCGGCGCAGGTCGCGGGCGCTTTGGGGATCTCGACACGCCACTTGCATCGGGTGTTTCGTGGCGCGGGAACGGCGTTCGGTCCCTACGTGCGTGCACAACGGCTTGAACGGTGCCGGGCCGAACTCGCCGACCCTGGCTGCGATAGCGAACCGGTCACCGAGATCGCCTTCCGCTGGGGCTTTTGCGACTCGTCACACTTCAGCCGCTGCTTCAAGGCGTCCTTCGGCCTGACCGCCCGCGACTTCCGCGCCCTCGCCCGGGTGAGGCGCCGCGAGGGCGAACTGACCTAG
- a CDS encoding transporter, protein MLNCLFGRKFAAGAICAALLAMATPDAMAVDVDPGEYEAAPPGTSLLIGYGLFDWYDQFHDRSGDKVSDSRLNTQTGILRPVHFVDIFGITADPQFFLIYGWQDNAKLGGATLDDASGFYDMILASTFWIINNQEKKRWFGITPFLWLPVGNYSKNNALNTGENRWKGAIQLGYNEHFDENWAADFYFDTTIYGDNDSYGPGHDKLKQDPSYQFQTWLRYYITPEWNVAPGYSATWGGYTRISGTTDPKAQTQAQQLRLATQYWFTPDLQFETQMRTDVWSEGGFQDTFGLHFRILKVF, encoded by the coding sequence ATGCTGAATTGTCTCTTCGGCAGGAAGTTCGCTGCAGGAGCGATTTGTGCGGCGCTGCTGGCGATGGCAACTCCGGACGCCATGGCGGTCGACGTCGATCCTGGCGAGTACGAAGCGGCACCGCCCGGCACCAGCTTACTGATCGGCTATGGTCTATTTGACTGGTACGATCAGTTCCACGACCGCTCCGGCGACAAAGTCTCGGACAGCCGCCTGAACACACAGACGGGGATTCTTCGTCCGGTACACTTTGTCGATATCTTCGGCATTACCGCCGACCCGCAGTTCTTTTTGATCTACGGTTGGCAGGATAATGCCAAGTTGGGGGGAGCCACTCTGGACGATGCCAGCGGCTTCTACGACATGATCCTCGCTAGCACATTTTGGATCATCAATAATCAGGAGAAGAAGCGCTGGTTCGGCATCACCCCATTCCTCTGGCTTCCAGTAGGCAATTACAGCAAGAATAATGCGCTGAACACGGGCGAGAACCGCTGGAAGGGCGCCATCCAGCTCGGCTACAATGAGCATTTCGACGAGAATTGGGCGGCCGACTTCTACTTCGATACCACCATCTATGGTGACAACGACTCGTACGGGCCCGGTCATGACAAATTGAAGCAGGATCCCTCATACCAATTCCAGACATGGCTCCGCTACTACATCACGCCCGAGTGGAATGTGGCTCCTGGCTATTCGGCCACCTGGGGCGGATACACGAGGATCTCTGGCACAACCGACCCCAAGGCGCAAACGCAAGCGCAGCAGCTCCGCTTGGCCACCCAATATTGGTTCACGCCCGATTTGCAATTCGAGACCCAGATGCGCACCGACGTATGGAGCGAAGGCGGATTCCAGGACACTTTCGGTCTGCACTTCCGCATCTTGAAGGTGTTCTAG
- a CDS encoding TRAP transporter small permease subunit — protein sequence MLRALDVFARCVDALNERIGRAVAWLTLAMVLIAFLVVVLRYVFSVGFVWLQESYVWMHGAVFMLGAGYTLLHDGHVRVDIFYREASPRFKAWVDLSGVCVLLAPMLITVWVGAMPYVRSSWMALEASREAGGLPGLFLLKTIILVFCALLGLQGLSLAARSLLTLLSGEADNAGTAKAKDTLR from the coding sequence ATGCTGAGGGCGCTTGACGTCTTTGCCCGGTGCGTCGATGCGCTGAACGAGCGGATCGGTCGCGCCGTTGCCTGGTTGACGCTGGCGATGGTCCTAATCGCTTTTCTCGTCGTCGTCCTTCGCTATGTCTTCAGCGTCGGCTTTGTCTGGCTGCAGGAATCCTACGTCTGGATGCATGGCGCGGTGTTTATGCTGGGCGCCGGCTATACGCTGCTGCACGATGGCCACGTGCGCGTCGATATCTTCTATCGGGAGGCGTCGCCACGGTTCAAGGCGTGGGTCGACCTGTCGGGCGTCTGTGTCCTGCTGGCACCGATGCTGATTACCGTCTGGGTGGGCGCAATGCCTTATGTCCGCTCTTCATGGATGGCGCTTGAGGCGTCACGCGAGGCGGGCGGTCTGCCGGGACTTTTCCTGCTCAAGACGATCATTCTCGTTTTTTGCGCGCTGCTCGGCTTGCAGGGGCTCTCGCTCGCCGCCCGCTCCCTGCTGACGCTGCTCTCGGGGGAAGCGGACAATGCCGGCACGGCGAAAGCCAAGGATACTCTACGCTGA